The Lysobacter sp. genome includes a window with the following:
- a CDS encoding phage baseplate protein, which produces MTAVAAMTETLLQAWETLHGATSTERSLGLLGAVWPELDPAQWRQVSIGDRDACLFLLQESLFGPGLQTIGSCPQCGERLESRFLVRDVCTPPAQLPQPREPVQWAHDDYRVRFRLPCSDDLLDLPADTGIDTAAASLLQRCVIEAYRDDAPIASPALPIHVQRQLSAAMAEQDPMADLQMGVNCPACGHVWSATLDIANYLWGELDDWAQDLLAEVHALARHYAWSERDILTMSPIRRRFYLDLVQA; this is translated from the coding sequence ATGACCGCCGTCGCCGCCATGACCGAAACGCTGTTGCAGGCGTGGGAAACCCTGCACGGCGCGACGTCGACCGAGCGCTCGCTCGGTTTGCTGGGCGCGGTCTGGCCCGAGTTGGACCCGGCGCAGTGGCGCCAGGTCAGCATCGGCGATCGCGATGCGTGTCTGTTCCTGCTGCAGGAGTCGCTGTTCGGACCCGGCCTGCAGACGATCGGATCGTGCCCGCAGTGCGGCGAGCGCCTGGAATCGCGCTTCCTGGTGCGCGACGTGTGCACGCCACCGGCGCAACTGCCGCAGCCGCGCGAACCGGTGCAGTGGGCGCACGACGATTATCGCGTGCGCTTCCGCCTGCCCTGCAGCGACGATCTGCTCGATCTTCCCGCCGACACCGGCATCGACACGGCGGCGGCCTCGCTGCTGCAGCGCTGCGTGATCGAGGCGTATCGCGATGATGCGCCGATCGCTTCGCCGGCATTACCAATCCACGTCCAGCGGCAGCTGAGCGCAGCGATGGCCGAACAGGACCCGATGGCCGATCTGCAGATGGGCGTGAACTGCCCGGCCTGCGGTCACGTGTGGTCGGCGACCCTGGACATCGCGAACTATCTGTGGGGCGAGCTCGACGACTGGGCGCAGGATCTGCTCGCCGAAGTGCATGCGCTCGCCCGGCACTACGCGTGGAGCGAGCGCGACATCCTGACGATGTCGCCGATCCGTCGCCGCTTCTACCTCGATCTGGTGCAGGCATGA
- a CDS encoding phage tail protein: protein MAQFTINAQRFDPYKNFKFQIKWDGKPVAGISKISALKRTTEVVKHREGGDPSTSRKSPGRTEFEAITLERGVTHDKEFEQWANKIWNFGAGLGSEVSLADFRKNLTIEVYNEAGQLAIAYNVFRCWVSEFQSLPDLDANANAVAIQHIKLENEGWERDIAVIEPGEPTFTEPA from the coding sequence ATGGCCCAGTTCACAATCAATGCGCAGCGCTTCGATCCGTACAAGAACTTCAAGTTCCAGATCAAATGGGACGGCAAGCCGGTGGCCGGCATCAGCAAGATCAGCGCGCTCAAACGCACCACCGAGGTGGTCAAGCATCGCGAAGGCGGCGACCCCAGCACCAGCCGGAAATCGCCGGGACGCACCGAGTTCGAGGCGATCACGCTCGAACGCGGCGTCACCCACGACAAGGAATTCGAGCAGTGGGCGAACAAGATCTGGAATTTCGGCGCCGGGCTGGGCTCGGAAGTGTCGCTGGCGGATTTCCGCAAGAATCTGACCATCGAGGTGTACAACGAAGCCGGGCAGCTGGCGATCGCGTACAACGTGTTCCGCTGCTGGGTGTCGGAGTTCCAGTCGCTGCCCGATCTCGACGCCAACGCCAACGCCGTCGCGATCCAGCACATCAAGCTCGAGAACGAGGGCTGGGAGCGCGACATCGCCGTGATCGAGCCGGGTGAACCCACCTTCACCGAGCCGGCCTGA
- a CDS encoding DUF4255 domain-containing protein: MSNALAIAAVTAALKDLIGNGLLGLDLSSIGSVTVSALPPDRIATGQTEPNQLNLFLYQVTPNTGWRNHALPARDASGARIGNPPLALDLHYMLTAYGAQDLSAEALLGFAMQFLHETPMLSRAQLRTVLGPPSPPFGNLSALSLAEQIEWLKITPQFLGAEELSKLWTAMQARYRPSMAYQVSVVLIESDVATRAALPVLKRGSGDRGPVALAGAGPSLTGVRPALSDLLPAARLGDALLLTGSRLHADGVSAIFENARTDSSRTLSTIAGNSDRELRVQLPNAADAGAMAGWGIGLYSLRLRSDAPGVPAMYSNAVPLALSPQIAVAPLAAPAGDIALTVTCSPRLHPAQHAGVRLLFGSIEIPADAIDTPVDETLPTTLDFTVRNVVAGSHPVRLRVDGIDSLPVQPAPNAGGFDFDPQQTVVVA, encoded by the coding sequence ATGAGCAATGCCCTTGCGATCGCCGCAGTCACCGCCGCGCTGAAGGATCTGATCGGCAACGGTCTGCTCGGCCTCGACCTGTCCTCGATCGGCAGCGTCACCGTCAGCGCGCTGCCGCCGGACCGCATCGCCACCGGCCAGACCGAGCCGAACCAGCTCAATCTGTTCCTCTATCAGGTCACCCCCAACACCGGCTGGCGCAATCACGCCCTGCCCGCGCGCGATGCCAGCGGTGCGCGCATCGGCAATCCGCCGTTGGCGCTGGACCTGCACTACATGCTCACCGCCTACGGCGCGCAGGACCTCAGCGCCGAAGCGCTGCTCGGCTTCGCGATGCAGTTCCTGCACGAAACGCCGATGCTGAGCCGCGCGCAGCTGCGCACGGTGCTCGGCCCGCCGTCGCCGCCGTTCGGCAACCTGTCCGCGCTGAGTCTCGCCGAGCAGATCGAATGGCTGAAGATCACGCCGCAGTTCCTCGGCGCCGAAGAACTGTCGAAGCTGTGGACCGCGATGCAGGCGCGCTATCGGCCCTCGATGGCGTACCAGGTGTCGGTGGTGCTGATCGAATCCGACGTCGCGACCCGCGCCGCGCTGCCGGTGCTCAAACGCGGCAGCGGCGATCGCGGGCCGGTCGCGCTGGCCGGTGCCGGCCCCAGCCTGACCGGCGTGCGCCCCGCGCTGTCGGATCTATTGCCGGCCGCGCGCCTGGGCGACGCACTGCTGCTGACCGGCAGCCGGCTGCACGCCGATGGCGTCAGCGCGATCTTCGAGAACGCCCGCACCGACAGCAGCCGGACCCTGTCGACGATCGCCGGCAACAGCGATCGCGAATTGCGCGTACAGCTGCCGAACGCCGCCGATGCGGGCGCGATGGCGGGCTGGGGCATCGGTCTGTATTCGCTGCGCCTGCGCAGCGATGCGCCGGGCGTGCCGGCGATGTACAGCAATGCGGTGCCGCTGGCGCTGTCGCCGCAGATCGCGGTCGCGCCGTTGGCGGCGCCCGCCGGCGATATCGCGCTGACCGTGACCTGCAGCCCGCGTCTGCACCCCGCGCAGCATGCCGGCGTGCGCCTGCTGTTCGGCAGCATCGAAATTCCCGCCGATGCCATCGACACGCCGGTCGACGAAACCCTGCCGACGACGCTGGACTTCACCGTCCGCAACGTCGTCGCCGGCAGTCATCCGGTCCGCCTGCGCGTGGACGGCATCGACAGCCTGCCGGTGCAGCCCGCGCCGAACGCGGGCGGCTTCGATTTCGATCCGCAGCAAACCGTGGTCGTCGCTTGA
- a CDS encoding ATP-binding protein, translated as MRDVAHTDLDRWTEDNNRYLATSLHWLRLRLRQMAPKAHAPASTDATTATTTATDSTSTRGWFGRRSPAGTDATTPLQLTHDAPALADLLDTAAAERASAAQTEPAPALLLLAERLGLGPFETDILLLCAAMELDPSIPALIAAAQGGGSGHPSFALALQLFDDPAWDALAPQRPLRYLRLLEVNQPGATPLTAAALRADERIVNAVKGLNLLDERLTALVVPCEAPPTLAASQHRQIDELLGVLRAAHDGATSLPILQLLGRDRGSRFAVAAQTCDALGRRLYRLPLESLPTQRSEIETFARLWHRESLLLPVALYIEADGLDAVGNDVVAALHTLLGHPFGLVFIGLRDAPLPLGTAQWTTEVPMPTSEEQHAAWREALPSALTAEEREREAAELSGHFQLNLEQIHGAAATAQSRATDAWTVCRDLSLSRLDALAQRLEPKARWDDLVLGEEATALLRQIAGQVHERHRVYQQWGYAKRMNRGLGISALFAGESGTGKTMAAEVIANELRLHLFRIDLSSVVSKYIGETEKNLRRLFDAAEQGGAILFFDEADALFGKRSEVKDSHDRYANIEINYLLQRMEAFSGLAILATNMKSALDTAFMRRLRFVVNFQFPGPVERARMWRHALAPGVPCDDLDYDRLARFGLSGGNIHSIALNAAFAAAGNGGRVSMPLLMNAVRTELRKLDKPVNEAEFR; from the coding sequence ATGCGCGACGTCGCCCACACCGACCTGGACCGCTGGACCGAGGACAACAACCGTTACCTCGCGACATCGCTGCATTGGCTGCGGCTGCGGCTGCGGCAGATGGCGCCGAAAGCGCACGCACCGGCGTCCACGGACGCCACGACCGCCACCACCACCGCCACCGATTCGACATCGACGCGCGGCTGGTTCGGGCGCAGGTCCCCGGCAGGGACGGATGCGACAACGCCGCTGCAGCTGACCCACGACGCGCCCGCGCTTGCCGATCTGCTCGACACCGCCGCCGCCGAGCGCGCCAGCGCCGCGCAGACCGAACCCGCGCCCGCACTGCTGCTGCTGGCCGAGCGCCTGGGCCTGGGGCCGTTCGAAACCGACATCCTGCTGCTGTGCGCGGCGATGGAATTGGATCCTTCGATTCCGGCGCTGATCGCGGCTGCGCAGGGCGGCGGTAGCGGCCATCCGAGTTTCGCGCTGGCGCTGCAGTTGTTCGACGATCCCGCCTGGGATGCGTTGGCGCCGCAGCGGCCGTTGCGTTATCTGCGCCTGCTCGAAGTCAACCAGCCCGGCGCGACGCCGTTGACCGCCGCCGCCTTGCGCGCCGACGAACGCATCGTCAATGCGGTCAAGGGCCTGAACCTGCTCGATGAGCGCCTCACCGCACTGGTCGTGCCGTGCGAAGCGCCGCCGACCCTCGCCGCGTCGCAACACCGGCAGATCGACGAACTGCTCGGCGTGCTGCGCGCAGCCCACGACGGCGCAACCTCGCTGCCGATCCTGCAACTGCTCGGCCGCGATCGCGGCAGCCGGTTCGCGGTCGCGGCGCAGACCTGCGATGCGCTGGGGCGGCGCCTGTACCGGTTGCCGCTGGAATCGTTGCCCACCCAGCGCAGCGAGATCGAAACCTTCGCGCGGCTGTGGCACCGCGAAAGCCTGCTGCTGCCGGTCGCCCTGTACATCGAGGCCGATGGCCTGGACGCGGTCGGCAATGATGTCGTCGCCGCGCTGCACACGCTGCTGGGCCATCCGTTCGGGCTGGTCTTCATCGGTCTGCGCGATGCGCCGCTGCCGCTGGGCACGGCGCAGTGGACCACCGAAGTGCCGATGCCGACGTCCGAGGAACAGCATGCGGCCTGGCGCGAAGCGCTGCCTTCGGCGCTGACCGCAGAAGAACGCGAACGCGAAGCCGCCGAGCTCTCCGGTCACTTCCAGCTGAATCTCGAACAGATCCACGGCGCAGCGGCGACCGCACAGTCGCGCGCGACCGATGCCTGGACCGTGTGCCGCGATCTGTCGCTGTCGCGACTCGACGCGCTGGCGCAGCGGCTGGAGCCCAAAGCGCGCTGGGACGATCTGGTGCTGGGCGAAGAAGCGACCGCGCTGCTGCGGCAGATCGCCGGCCAGGTACATGAGCGCCATCGCGTCTACCAGCAGTGGGGCTATGCCAAGCGCATGAATCGCGGACTCGGGATCAGCGCGCTGTTCGCGGGCGAAAGCGGCACCGGCAAGACCATGGCCGCCGAAGTCATCGCCAATGAACTGCGGCTGCACCTGTTCCGCATCGACCTGTCGTCGGTGGTCAGCAAGTACATCGGTGAGACCGAGAAGAACCTGCGCCGGCTGTTCGATGCCGCCGAACAGGGCGGCGCGATCCTCTTTTTCGACGAAGCCGACGCTTTGTTCGGCAAGCGCAGCGAAGTCAAGGACAGCCACGACCGCTACGCCAACATCGAAATCAACTATCTGCTGCAGCGCATGGAAGCCTTCTCCGGGCTGGCGATCCTCGCCACCAACATGAAATCCGCGCTGGACACCGCGTTCATGCGCCGGCTGCGCTTCGTGGTCAATTTCCAGTTTCCCGGCCCGGTGGAGCGCGCACGCATGTGGCGCCACGCGCTGGCGCCCGGCGTGCCCTGCGACGATCTGGATTACGACCGCCTGGCGCGCTTCGGCCTGTCCGGCGGCAACATCCACAGCATCGCCCTGAATGCCGCGTTCGCCGCCGCCGGCAACGGCGGCCGGGTATCGATGCCGCTGCTGATGAACGCCGTACGCACCGAGCTGCGCAAGCTGGACAAACCGGTGAACGAGGCGGAGTTCCGATGA